From Arachis hypogaea cultivar Tifrunner chromosome 3, arahy.Tifrunner.gnm2.J5K5, whole genome shotgun sequence:
tagataacttatattttattttttgttcttaaagtttattaaaagttataaaaatatttttaaaatttattttgattcaattttgttaaaagttttcgatttgtatcaaatatattcctggcagctaattttttaaaaaaacttaggATCAATTCAGTAATAATTTTACAAGAACAATTATCAACACAAACAAACTAGAGATAGTTGGTATGTATTATTACTAGAttagttctatttttttttaaatttagctgTTAcggatatatttgatataaattaaaatttttttagctaaaattaaagcaaaataaaagtaTAAGTATATAAAAGGTTAAAAGGttaaatatactttaccctttaatATTGTATAAGTATATAAAaggttaaaatattattttagtctttaatttttaaaatagactTTAATTTGGTCTTAACATTTGgtcattttcaaattgttaaaaAGGGCACTTTTTAAAATGGCACCCCAACCAAAGCgttttctgtctctgtctctgtctctcatTCTCGCTTTCTCATTTTCTAAAATGGCACTACAACTTCCACTCTCTCTGCCTCTCACCTTGGCTCACCATTGCTGTTTAGAGAATTTTtcgttattttcaaattttttaattacgCATTTGGTTCCTATACTTTCACTAAAACTACAAATTGGTCCCTATTGTCAAACATGTGTAGTTCACATGTTTAAAATAGCGAATATTTAAAATAGCGAATATGttgagaatattctattaaatcaaatattttttaaacgaCAGagactaaattataaattttaattctctttagggactcaattaaaaacttttaaagtgtaggaTAATTCACTAAAAGTATAAGGACTAACTGTATAatttaaccaaaataaaatttaggagtatttttaaaacttagtaaattttaaggacaaaaaatatactttatcctttaatattttattgatattaaaatataaactaacatTTCTAATTATATAAAAGgttaaagtattattttggtctTTAATTTTCAAGATagattttaatttggttttaacGTTTTAAATGTCTCATTTTAGTCTAAAAAAGTTTCAATAGATTCAATATTATCCACACTAAATTTGATATGAGCAATTAACCTATTGAAGAGCCAATAATATTCGTTTTAGTACTTAAGTCTACCAATGATCACTAATATAAAAACTTCTTTTGATTTGGGAACGTTCATGATTGATCCCTAAAATTTAGGGTTGGGATCGTCTTTGGCATAGTTATAAAAATCGAATTGGACCGATCGATTTGACTGAAAAATAGGTGAATCGATTTTTTGATCGGTCTAATTTAGTCTCTAGATTGTGTAACGACAAGAATCGGTGTGAACCATTCAAAGTCAGCGAAAATTGGTAGAAACCGGTCCAACTAAACTACTTAAgagaaatttctaaaattaatgaaaatatagTTTGAACTCAAGTCCTCCTTATTACTACATACTTTCTTCGTCATTGCACTATGTTATtccttaatattttatatattaattattaattatatagtaaaactacacaataattttttagatattattttaagtttatcctcacttatatttaaattaattatattttttattattcataattattaataaaaatattattaaacatgtatgaataaaaatattaaatatttttattaattataatataattactttttatgatatgattatatgttatttattaatattattttttaataaatatatataatatataataatataataaatataaaaatactttaatataaaaataaaataaaaaaatattataaaaaaatactaaaattttatatacttatttaataataatcgAATTATAAGTTattgattataatttgtttaaacttgattgtttttaaaatattagtgaagatatgtattttaaattttaattttggatttttgactagtttatattttttatttccatAAGACTGGTTCTACTGATTCAACCAATAATTCATCggttaaactaataaattaataaatcaatagcttaATCGGTTTTATCATTTGTTCAGTTTTGACAACTATAGTCTTTGGTAGGGATAGTGAAAAACATCCATAGGTATGGATGCTCATGTGTCTTAGCACAGCTCTGACGCGTGGAGTGAGGAAGCAGTCATTTCAGACAATCCCTTGACAGGAGCAATGTGCATAATAGCTTTTCAGATGTGGTACTATCACGGTCAGAGGATTAAGCGTTAATTATAAGCTCATAATGGATGGCGCTTTTTTTCATTAAATAGGCTGGACGAGCCAACTGCCTTTTGATGCCTAAGCAACAAAGGTCAATAATAAATCTCCCGCTCTATGTTTTTTTACGCTTACTTTTCAAGTCCTATTGAAAGTTCCCAATTTTGCTCTACTAGGATTTTATCTTGTGCAGTTCTCATCTCATTCTTCCGGTAAGGGGAATGCGAGGTGGTTTTGTGAGGGGTGGGGCCTCTTGGCCCCCTGGACCAAGGGAGGAGGTGGAAAAGAGATCTTTGAAAAAAGGGAGGAAGACCAAcgcaaatgatgttttctccggCATACGAGCTCTGTTCCCATGCTCAGCGAATTGGATGGAGGAAGGGGCAGAGAATAATGTGGTACAGAGGGAGGCCCACGTCGAAAAGGTCCCTGTAGCGGCAGAGAAAAACCAGATGACACAGGAGAAAAGAACACGCTTTTTTGCAGACATGGTAAAAAGCGAAAGAAAAACTGGAAGGGGCGAAGAGGAGGTAATGGAAGGAGACACAAACCAAGAGGAAACAGAGGAAAATGAAGAAATGGAGGAAGATGATGAAGTGGTTATTAAGAAAATGTCGAATGGGCTGTATAACTTGGTAATAGGAGAGCGCATTAAGAGGGACCCAAGGAAAGAGTAGTGGGAATCTCTAATAGTGAAGCTTATGGGCCGAAGGATCtctctgatgatgatgaggagaagATTGGAGGCAATGTGGGGAAAGCATGGCAATCTAGTGGTGATAGACTTAGGAAATGACTATTTTCTTGTGAGTTTCTTTAATTCAGAAGACCTtgattatgcaattatgcagggtccttgaaaaatatttgatcacTATTTAGCTGTTCGCTTATAGAAACCAGAGTTTAATCCAGCCTTAGCTACCATTAATACTATTGCAGCATGGGTTAGGCTGCAGAGAGTTGCTATTGAATACTACCATCagccaattttgaaaaaaattggcaACATCATTGGTAGAACCATCAAGGTTGATAGCAATACGGCTGACGTTGCTAGGGGTAAATATGCAAGAATTTGTGTGGAATTAGATTTGGCTAAGCCACTGATCTCTCATTACATGATCAATAGAATGAAACTTGCAGTGGAATATGAGAGTTTGCATCAAGTCTGCTTTTCTTGTGGAAGAGTGGGACACGACAAAGATACGTGCCAAGAGAAGAATCAAGGTATAAATGGAAACGAAGGCAATGCTATCAGCAATGGAGAAAACAAAGGAGGAGAGAAAGAGGTTGAAGAAGGGGGTAGCAGTGGAATTACGAAAAAAGATAATGGTAAAAAGGTCATTGATGCCTCAGAGGAATCATATGGGCCCTGAATGATTGTGCAAAAGCCAATACGTGGCAAAAAACCTTGAAAATAGGAGAATATGGAAGTAATCACGAAGGTAGTGGTAAGATGAAGGAATGCATGAAAATATGGAATCTTTCTAGATTTTCTGTGTTACAGAATGAGAAAACAAATTATAAGGAGGACTAAAATGATGGGATGCAAAAGGAGGATGAGGCACAGATTATTGAAAAAAATGGCACGGGtaaacaaaaggagaaaaatcaagTAATTAAAGCAAAATATACGGAGCCAACAACGAAAAATACCAGCTTAGtaaatatagttaaaaaaattagagtCATTAAAGCAACAAAGAACAAATGGACCTTGACATTACTAATCAGTCATCAAAAGTCCAATCACCAGTTTTTTCATGCAACAATGGGGAGAAACAAACAAAGAAGCTAATGCCAACAAATAATCACCTTCAAAAGTTGTCTACACACTGCCTAGATAATTGGCCATTCCCATTTTTGACTCACAGGGGCCCATATCACAAGAAGTACTTTCTTCACTTGGGCCCACGGAGTTTGTTAAAGGATAAGAGCCATATCGAGGCCAATGGAGAAGAGAGTACTCCATAAATAGTGGAGGAGATGATTATTTTCTGATAGGCCTATGGTCTGAAGTTGATCTGGTTTTCTGTGATTCGTTGGGTATCTTGTGCTTATATCCTTTTGTTTTAGTTTCTTATGAATATTTTTTCTTGGAACATAAGGGGTATTGCAAACAGAGAGACGGTTCACACACTCAAAGAACTAAAGAGGTTGTATAAGTCAGATGTGACTATTCTTCTAGAGCCAAGATGCAGTGGAACAAAAGCAAAAGAGGTGATTCAATCAATTGGGAGCCAGTTCTCATGCGTGGAAGAACGGTGGGGTTCAGTGGTGGTGTGTGAGTGCTGTGGGATGATGCCTCTTTGATGATTtccattattaaaaaataagcaCAGTTCATTCACATGAGGGTCAAAATAATGAACAATCCTAGCTGGTACATTACAGCAGTTTATGCTTCCCCACAAGAGCGGCTTCGTAGACAACTCTAGGAGGATGTTCAGGACATTACTATAGGTATGACAGATCCTTGGGTTTTAGTTGGagattttaatgaaattgcaaacttataagaaaggaaagggggAGGTACCAGAACCATGAATGCTTGCAGGAAGTTCCATAGATGGATTTGTGACTGTAATCTGATTGACTTAGGATATGTAGGTTCAAAATTCACATGAAAGGGGGTAGAGAGAGAAGGAATGGAGAGGATTTTGAAAAGGTTCGACAGGACGGTTGCAAACAAAGAATGAAAAATGATGTTCCCGGATGTTAGAGTTGAAACACTCCCGAGGTGTAGCTCAAATCATCACCCCCTTTTGATAAAAACTATACCAGCTAGAATGGATATAGGAGAAAAGCCTTTTAGATATGAGAATATGTGGGAGACTCATTCAGAATATAAGGAGGTAATCAATGAAACTTGGAAACTAGGATAAGATTTGTCTCAAAAACTAATTTTGCTCACTAATGATTTGATGAAATGGAATAAAGAAGTATTTAGGGATGTGttcagaagaaaggagaaagttcTTAGAAGATTAAATAGGATACAAAAATCTCCAAATTATGGCAACAATCAAATTTTATACCGGCTGGAGAAAGAACTCACAGAAGAATTAGCGGAAATATTGAAGCAGGAGGAACTCCTATGGCTAGAAAATCAAGGCAGCTATGGATTACAGAGGGTGATTGCAATACAAGATTTTGCCATACAAAAAAGTTgataagaagaaggaagaaccaTATAGTAAAATTGCGAAATAGTGATGGAGAATGGTGTGAAGATATAGAATGTCTGAAAGGATTAGCAATAAAGCATTTTGATGACCTTTACACTGAAGATCAACAAAAAAGTTTTCAGCTAAATAATACACTCACATACCCGCCTATGGAGAGCGAACACTTGGCTATTATGGAAGCTAATCTCAAGCATGATGAGATAAAGGAAGCGCTATTTGGAATCAGTTTCCTCAATCCCCAGGGGAGGATGGATATCCTGCTCACTTTTTTGAAGAGAATTGGCACCTGGTACAGGAAGCATTTTGCTCATATATCAAGTATTTATGGCTGAATCCGGAAGCTATTACAGAGGTTAACCAAACTTTAATTTCCCTTATATCTAAAATCCTTCAGcctgaatttattacataatTTCGTCTAATAGCTCTATGTAATGTGGTATATAAATGCATTACAAAGATCTTAGTTGTGAGAATTAAACCCACTTTAGCCACAAGGATTGCTCCTAACCAATCGAGTTTTGTGCCAAAAAGAACTATacatgataatattattatagcCAAAGAGATGGTTTATGACATGAAGAAGATGAAGGGGAGAAAAACCTTTATGctataaaaattgattttgagaaaGCGTATGATCGTATAAGGTGGAATTTCATTCAGAGGAGTCTTGAAGAATTTGGAATTCCACACCACCTAAGGCGCATTGTAAAGTCTTGTGTTAAATCTGTGTCTTATAAACTCTTGTGGAATGGGTGCAAATTGGAGAAATTCCTTCCAACTCGTGGCATAAGACAAGGAGATCCAATTTCTCCTTATCTTTTTGTCATTGCAATGGATAAACTATCACAACTCATAGAGGAAAAGGTCAACAAAGGAAGATGGAAACCAATGAGGGCTGGGAGACAAGGACCAGCCATTTCACACTTGCTTTTTGCAGACGACCTTTTGCTTTTTATGGAGGTTTCTACAGATCAAATGAAAGTGGTAAAAGGGGTTTTTAAGGATTTTAGGTTTGCCTCAGGATTTCAGGTGAATGTTACAAAAACATCTATCTTCTTCTCTAGAAATATGACAGGACAGACTGAAGAAGCAATTAAACCAGAGCGAATTTACAAAAACAGACTGCTTGGAAAGATACCTCGGAGTGATGATGACAAATGCCCGAAAAGGTAAAGAGAAATTTAAGAATTTAATGGATAAAGTAGCTGGAAAGTTGAAGGGTTGGAAAAGTAGTTGTTTATCTTTTACGAGGTGGGTAACTTTAGCCAAATCCGTTATAATCCCTTCTATGAACTTTGATATGATGCATATGAAGATTCCAAAAGGAATATGTCATGAAAttgaaaaaatgcaaaaaaaatttgTTTGGGCTGGTGATATGGAGAACAGAAAATTACATGCTGTTAATTGGAACACTCTTTGCCGACCAAAATATTTGGGAGGACTGGGATTCAAAAAGCTGGAGACTATGAATGTTGCTTTTGGTTGAAACTTTTGTGAAAAGTTCATACTTATAAAGAGGCATTATGGGTGCAAACACTAGTGAACAAAAATGTAAAGGATAAAATTTTTCTACATGATATGAAGGCCTGTACTACGTATTTTCTATTATGGAAGGAGTTAACTAAACTCCAAGGATTGTTCTACCAAAACATTTCTCACTCTATAAGGGATGATAAGGAAACAAATTTGTAGAGAGATAGATGGGTGAAGAATGAACCTCCGCTTATGCTGAATAACAAAAAACTTATTGATAACACAACCTTTAATATGATAGTTAGTGAGGCGGCCATACATGGGCAATGGAATTTTGAATTCCCGCAACAATTCCTGCATGAGAAAACTTTGTGCAAGATTAGAGCTATACCACTAGCTGAATCGGAGCTTGGTAGAGATGGGTTGAGATGGAACCCTGCAAATGACGATAACTTTTCCATCTCAAGTACATATCGAATGCTTGAAAATCATGGAGAGCAAACCGATCAAATTTGGAGGATTATTTGGAAGTAGAGAGGACACGAAAGGATCAAATATTTTATATGGCTAGTTGTCCATGAAAGAATCATGACTTCACACAGAAGAGCATGGATATTTGGGATGAAAACACACTACATATGTTGCGGGACTATCTAATGGCACCTAGAGTTTGGGTAAAACTAATCCATCATGAGCACATACATGATTTCTTTAGAGCTCCTTTTAATGCTTGGATCCGATGGAATCTTGCCATGGATCTTGGAACCACCAAACAAGGAAACTAGGAAACAATTTCTAGTAACTTGTTGGTGGTTATGGAAGTGGAGGAATCAAGAAATATTCAAACCACAATTTCAAAGACCAATGCAATTTTTGCCTTTTATCCTAAAACAGGTGAAACTAATCCAGGAAGCTTTCAAGAAGGAGGGTCAGAGGTAAAACAAAATTGAAGCGAATATATGCTAGGAATGCCCACCTGAGGATCGGATGAAAGCTAACACAGatgggtgataaaccactattttatggtttatattgtttttaattgagtggttttatcaagcttttcaccaacttattcataggatttgcatgattttacaattccttcttagtttagttctatgattaaaaatatgcttctttggtcttaatttagctaatcttaatcctctcttattaccattcgatgccttgatctgtgtgttaagtgtttcaggcttcatagggcaggaatggcttagagaatgaagaggaagcatgcaaaaatggaaggaacacaaggaattgaggagataaccagcgaaaagtcacgcggtcgcatggctcacgcgaccgcgcgaaatagaagGAATTACCGTGACGCGCCCacatgcctgacgcgaccgcgcggattggaagctgcacgaacgacgcaaAGGCGTGGACAACGCGCACAGGTggtacgaaaaacgctgagtgacgcgatcgcgtggacgacgcggacgcgtgacgtgcgcgatctgcagaattacaaaagtcgctggtagagattctgggccgcatttcaacccagtttttggcccaaaaacacagattaaagtcagggaacatgtagAGACTCAAGACATCAATTCATATCAGATCATaatacaattttaggttttagatgtagtttttagagagagaggttctctcctctctcttaggatttaggattaggattcctcttaaaggatttagtatTTCTTTTAATCATTGGGATTGTTTCTTcgtaccaggttcaataatttatgtttctcttctactttcattTACTCTGATGCTTTCATTTGTATCTGATTTGTgttacccaattggcttatgaacttttcatgttaggattgattttcttatttaatacacattattgagatgttttcaaatatatgattttaatttagctttctatattcttagctttggttgactaattggtaactcttgagttgtcaaactcattgttgactaaaaattggaattcttcaagaattaattcgagttccaataactctatcctttcccaaggaaagactaggacctgaggaatcaaaattaattcatcacttaacttaccttcatagttataggttaacaaagtgggagaaaaatccaattctcatcacaattgataaggataactaggataggacttctaatttcttatatattgccaagagtttattttatagttattcatttattttacttgtcatttaacatacttctttcttactttcaaaacccccaatttacaagactcataactaataataagaacacctccctgcaattccttgagaagacgacccgaggtttaaatactcggttatcaattttaaaggggtttgttacttgtgacaaccaaaacgtttgtatgaagggattttttgttggtttagaatctatactcacaacgcaaCTATAGTTTtacaaattctttactagcaaaaattccgACGTCAATGGGGCTCCAAAGAGAAATCCTAGAATGACTAGATGCAGAGGTTTAATTCGTAATTATCAAGGTAGATGGAATGCAAGTTTTGTTGCAAATGTTGGTTATTGCACAACTTACTATGCAGAGTTATGGGGGGTTTATTATGGACTCAAAACAGCATGAAAATTGGAATTGAGGAAATCATTCTGGAAGTAGATTCCAAAATAGTGGTGGACGTGATAAAAGGAGCAACAAATTCCAATAAGCACACAGAAGTAATAGTGAGAAAAATAGTGGAGCTCCTCCAGAGGGAATGACAAACTAAACTGGTACATAGTTATAGAGAAGGAAATAGAGGAGCAGACTGCGTGGCAAATGAAAGCTTATTTACTGAACCAGGATATCATTTCATTTATCAACCAAGTACCAAACTTAGGAGCATCTTAGCTGATGATTGTAGAGGGATTACCTTACCCCGATTAAtttctattttgtaatttctttGTTTTGGGTGTTATGCCCccattttgtatgcaaaaaaataggccaataataaatgacatgctaAGGTTAGTCAATGAACgaagaaaaaaaagtttaaatggtCACAAACAGTAATAAATGACATGATAAGCGGCCAAGTTCTTCGTATGTTTTTGTTTCATTTGCTTTACTGGATCACTACCACATAATAAATATGCATTTAATTAATACTAATATTgataataagaagaaaaaaagataaatagatcATTGACCTTTTGTTCCACGAATATTTAAGTCTCCGATgatttgaaaatatattaaatttctgACCTTCTCAAAACCTGGACACATCAATCTCTCTCTTCAATTGGGTCTTTCAGACTCAATGAAAAAATCAAACGTGATTTTCATTGTATTGCCCTGGATAATATACGATTGTACATGTGAGAGAGTTTTTAAAATGGGACAAATTAGACCCAAGAATCGATATGTCTAAATTTTGAGAAGGTCAaagacttaaatatattttcaaatcctCGAAAATTTAAATGTTCACGGGACAAAAGGTCAAGAACCTATGTGTTattttctctaataataataataataataataataataataataataataataataataggaacaatttacatatataaaataaacggAAAAAAGTGTTACACAAATACAGCATTTCAGAAAATCAGATGCAATTGCAACATTCCTAACTATATGAAAATCGCAACACCCTAACGTGGATTCAACTTATACGTAAACCGCTAGACCCTGTCGCGGTTTACGTTCATAGCATGCAAgcacataaaccgctacaccctaTAACGGTTTATGAAGAGATACATAGTGAATGTATTCCACGAGACCCTGTCGCGGATTATGAAGAACGTGGTAGCTTGAAAGATTTCTATATATACCAACAAATTGTGTAGAGTGTCATTTTCATTCAAAACTTAAGAATGGAGAGTGAGGAGAGATTTTTAGTGCTAGTGCATTcctctagaaaaataaaaaagagtaagaGTCATGGTGTGAAGTTTACCGATAGAGAATCACTGAGTGTTTTTATCAGGTCATCTAATACACTGTTAGATCTGAAGACCAGTATATTGCAGAAGTTGGGCGCGTGTGGCACAAAGTGGGTGAAGAAGCTATTCTACAAGATTCCTATTTCGATTGTGTCAACTGGCGTGAAATATGAAACATTCGTGATATGATCGGATGAAGATATGCAGGTGTTGTTTCATTGTTACCGGAGTTTTCTGGAAGTGAGGATACACGAGTTGTTTGCAAAGTTGAAACATGACATCGATAGTTCTGGGGTATCGGCACCGAATCCTCAGTCGACGATGATGGGGGGTGTCTCCACCTCGATGCCTGTCATTGCACCTGATTGTTTGTTGGCTTGTCTTCCAGTTGGTGTAGTTGGGGTCGTTACCTCAGCCCGTCCAACTCCATATGTTGGACGTGAGGGAGAACCGGATCGGGTTGAAAATGTGATGCTAGAGGATGATTCGGATGAAGAGCCTACTGACATTGGTGGAGACAGCGATGATGATATTCCGACAAACTCAGCAACATGTCAGCCACCGTCAAGTTCTGGCACACATGAGCAACCTGCACAATTTTCTACGCTGAACCTGGAAGCCGTCGACCAAGGGCCGGAGTCAGTTCCAACCTTTGGGAGTCAAAGATTGCACGAGGAAATGCTGTAGTTGAATTTCAAGTTAGTCAATCTTTCCAAAGTAAGGAGGAAGTTGTTCTTAGTGTAAAGGATTACAACATTCGCCATGGTGTGGAGTACAGAGTGATGGAGTCGGATCATCTTAAGTATCATGGGAGGTGCAAGGAGTTCAGTAAAGGTTGCACGTGGATGATTCGCATTAGCCTTCGGCAGCGAAAGGGTACGGGGAGGTTCGATGGTACAACGGACCACACACATGCTTGTCTATATCGATATCTAGTGACCACCGACAGCTTGATTATCACGTCATCTTTGCGAAAATCTTTCCTCTGGTTTGAGCCAATGCAGCGGTATCGATAAAGGTATTGAAAGAAGCTACCGAAGCAACGTACGGGTTCAGGCCAACTTACAGGAAGGTCTGGTTGTCAAAACAGAAGGCAGTAGCACAGATCTACGGAAACTAGAAAGAGTCCTATGCCGAGCTACCCCATTGGATCCTTGGTGTGCAGTCTACCATGGAGGCGACCGTTGCCTTGTTGAAGACTTCTCCGGTTCGAGTCAATGATGAAGTTGACGATTCCACTGTGTACTTTCATCGTCTTTTTTGGACATTTCTTCCTTGTGTTGAAGCTTTTCGACATTGCAAGCCATTGGTAAGCATAGACGGTACTcatctgtatggcaagtatggcGAGACTTTGCTCCTAGCCATCGCCCAAGATGGGAACTCCATCATCTTGCGTATTAATTTCAGTCTCGTGGAAGGGAAAAATGTCAAGTCGTGGTCTTTTTTCCTGACCAACCTACGCCAACATGTGTCTCCGCAACAGGGGATACTGGTCATCTCGGATAGACACAACGGCATCAAGGCTGCACTTGAGGCACCTAACAGTGGGTGGTTACCCCCTCATGCGTATCGAGCATTTTGTATTCGACATGTTGCAGCTAACTTCGCACTCAGTTTCAAGGGCACGGATGCAAAGCGTTTGCTTGTGAACGATGCTTATGCAAAGACTGAGGCATAGTTTCACTATTGGTTTGATATAATGTGGACTGAAAATCTGGCAATGTGTGATTGGGCGAATAGAATAGACTACGATAAGTGGACTCAGCACCAGGATGGTGGTAGACGATTCAGTCACATGACGACCAATATATCTGAGTGTGTTAATTCTGTTCTGAAGGGTACAAGGAATCTTCCGGTTATCACCCTGGTAAAGTCCACATACGGTCGGCTTGCGGAGTTGTTTGTGATTCGTGGTCAGACGGCAGAGGCTCAGTTGGCCAGTGGTGCCAAGTTTTGCCAGTTTTTTATGAAGACGATGAACCGCAACTTGAGAGTCTCCAGGTGCTTCACTATCACCCTATTCGATAGACACCAATCTGAATATACTGTTCCCGAGACGACTTCGACCAGAAATTTTTTGCTTGGGATGTATCGAGTTTTCCTTAGGGATCGTACCTGCGACTGTGGATACTTTCAGACTCTCCATTATTCATGT
This genomic window contains:
- the LOC114927460 gene encoding uncharacterized protein — translated: MWTENLAMCDWANRIDYDKWTQHQDGGRRFSHMTTNISECVNSVLKGTRNLPVITLVKSTYGRLAELFVIRGQTAEAQLASGAKFCQFFMKTMNRNLRVSRCFTITLFDRHQSEYTVPETTSTRNFLLGMYRVFLRDRTCDCGYFQTLHYSCCHAVACCAQSQLDWSVYVDEVHTM
- the LOC112775494 gene encoding uncharacterized protein, whose amino-acid sequence is MEATVALLKTSPVRVNDEVDDSTVYFHRLFWTFLPCVEAFRHCKPLVSIDGTHLYGKYGETLLLAIAQDGNSIILRINFSLVEGKNVKSWSFFLTNLRQHVSPQQGILVISDRHNGIKAALEAPNSGWLPPHAYRAFCIRHVAANFALSFKGTDAKRLLVNDAYAKTEA